Proteins encoded by one window of Flavobacterium sp. N502540:
- a CDS encoding SusD/RagB family nutrient-binding outer membrane lipoprotein yields the protein MKIVKTIFFAGAILLSVASCDNLEDLNKDKKAYNTALPGALMANAQVNYAYFLTNASVNSNNFRGYAQYWSTTTYTDEVNYNMERRNLGSSLSTLLYRDVLQDLVNAQKEIKSKEALGAVDTAIKKNKIAVLDVQIVMAYQALVDLFGNVPYSEALDINAYPYPKYDDAKTIYLDLAARLDAAITAMDGSKESFGKADLIYKGDVTKWKTLANSVKLKLGLHLADVEPAKAKAIIESAYNSGVMTSEDETALFQYFSSLIDMNPLYDTLVNESQTIPTEYFVNELNGKNDPRRDIFFNPDSKKGGSYKGAPYAKQVSYGDFSNMGSRLKERTNPGVIFDYTETCFLLADAANRGFSVGGTPEEYYKKGILASMNFWGVSNADAQTYVNRTDVDFATAAGTTKEKIAYQLWIAYYNRGFEAWTEYRRLDFPALVAPVTAVDAAKGKVPVRTIYSLFDKTLNKGNYEAAAAAIGGDLMTTKIFWDKF from the coding sequence ATGAAAATAGTAAAAACGATATTTTTTGCAGGAGCCATTTTACTTTCGGTAGCCTCTTGTGATAACTTAGAAGATTTAAATAAGGATAAAAAAGCATATAACACTGCTTTGCCGGGGGCACTTATGGCCAATGCACAGGTAAATTATGCCTACTTCCTGACTAATGCTTCGGTAAACAGTAACAATTTTAGAGGATATGCTCAATATTGGTCTACCACAACTTATACAGATGAGGTAAACTACAATATGGAGAGAAGAAATTTAGGAAGTTCTCTGTCAACTTTATTATACAGAGACGTTTTACAGGATTTAGTAAACGCTCAAAAAGAAATAAAGAGCAAAGAAGCTTTAGGAGCTGTTGATACTGCAATTAAGAAAAACAAAATCGCAGTACTTGACGTTCAGATTGTGATGGCTTATCAGGCACTTGTAGATTTATTTGGAAATGTGCCTTACAGTGAAGCTCTGGATATTAATGCATATCCTTATCCTAAATACGATGATGCCAAAACCATTTATTTAGATTTGGCTGCCAGATTAGATGCCGCTATCACGGCTATGGACGGCAGTAAAGAGAGTTTTGGTAAAGCCGATTTAATTTACAAAGGCGATGTGACAAAATGGAAAACATTAGCCAATAGTGTGAAATTAAAATTGGGATTACACCTTGCTGACGTTGAACCTGCAAAAGCAAAAGCAATAATAGAAAGTGCTTACAATTCAGGAGTAATGACCAGTGAAGATGAAACCGCATTGTTCCAGTATTTTTCATCACTTATTGATATGAATCCGTTGTATGATACTTTGGTAAACGAAAGTCAAACCATCCCGACTGAATATTTTGTGAATGAATTAAATGGAAAAAATGATCCAAGACGTGATATATTCTTTAATCCGGACTCTAAAAAAGGCGGCAGTTATAAAGGAGCTCCCTATGCCAAACAAGTGAGTTATGGCGATTTTTCAAACATGGGATCAAGATTGAAAGAAAGAACAAACCCGGGAGTAATTTTTGATTACACGGAAACCTGTTTCCTTTTGGCAGATGCCGCAAACAGAGGATTTAGCGTAGGAGGAACTCCGGAAGAATATTATAAAAAAGGAATTTTGGCAAGCATGAACTTTTGGGGAGTTTCGAATGCTGATGCACAGACCTATGTAAACAGAACAGATGTTGACTTTGCAACTGCTGCCGGAACGACTAAGGAAAAAATCGCCTACCAGCTTTGGATCGCTTATTACAACAGAGGATTTGAAGCCTGGACAGAATACAGAAGATTAGATTTCCCTGCATTAGTAGCTCCTGTAACTGCAGTTGATGCAGCAAAAGGAAAAGTACCGGTTCGTACTATTTACTCTCTTTTTGATAAAACCTTAAACAAAGGAAATTATGAGGCTGCTGCTGCTGCCATAGGAGGAGATTTAATGACTACAAAAATTTTCTGGGATAAATTTTAA